The genome window CTTGGTGAAGAGTTTACCGCCCGCCACGGCGTCGCCGGCCGCCAACACGGGGCTTGCGTTAAGGGCCAGGGCGAGGGTGAACAGGGCGTACTTCATGGCAGACTCCACAGCGGGTGTAGCAGGCGATTATGCCTGTTTGTCAGGAACGCATGCCCATCCAGATCACCGTTTCGGTCCACGCGGTGACCACCGGGGTAAGCGCACGGAACCAGGGGTCGCGCACATCGATCTGCGCCGCCGAGTGGTCATGGTGGTGTTGTTCTTCCTCGACGATCGAGGCAATCGTCGCCACCGCCAGCGGGTCAATATCCCGCAGCGTATGCAGTTGATGGGCCAGGTGCTTGAGCACCACGCTTTCAACCGCCACCGTGGTGGCGACGATAGCCTTGCGACCGCACAGCCCGGTGAGCAACCCCAGCACCAGCCCGCCGAGGCCGCAGAGCCAATAGCTGCGGCAGCGTCGGTAGTGGCGACGTTGCAATTCGGCCTGGAACATGGCGCGATGGCGGCGTTCGTGGGAGAGGAATTCCTGGAGTTCGGCCACCATGCCAGGGGCGAACAGGCGGGCCATAAACAGTTGGCCGCTGTAGATGCAGATCGCGCCATGTTCGCCGGCGTGGTCGACTTTGATCATGCGGTTGCCGATAGCGGGGTCGATCACAGTTCAGTCCTTGGGGGTACAGAGCGCCGCTATCCTGCCGCAGCCTCACGCAAATACGCAACCTAGACCCTCTGAATGACCATCCATCGCTTCATACACATCCAATCGAACCTAAGCAGCTGTGTTCTACTCCACCTCTATGAACCCTGATGGTGGAGTAAGGATCATGGCTCAGCCATCGATTTTGGTATTGGAAGACGACGAAATCATTCGGGCGTTGATGGTGGATGTGCTTGAGGAATTCGGCGCGGTGGTGACGTCGTTTCCTTCGGCGGATGAAGGAATGATTTACCTGGAGCGGGGCGACGATCCGGTGGACCTGATTGTCAGCGATATCCAGATGCCGGGTTTGCTCAATGGCTATGACCTGAGCAAGGTGGTGGCGCATCGTTGGCCGACGGTACCAGTGGTGTTGACCTCGGGTAATACGAAGCTGGCGGCACAATTGGGCGGCTCGGTGCGGTTCCTGCCCAAGCCCTGGAGCTCCGAACATTTGATCCAATGTGTGCAAACGGCGCTCACCCAGCAAGGTTTATCCATGCATTGATAGCGCTTCAATATCACTCGAACCGAACTTCATGGCGGGCGCTGTGGTCATTGATGAAGCAAGGAGCGACTTTTCTGATCCGCTGGTCAGCCTTTTCGCCTTGTGCGTACAGCTGCCTGCCTTGAGTTGTGTAGAATTGTCGCCCATTAAAACGCGTCATTCATGGCCGAGAGGCCCACAGTTCGAGCTCATTGAATGCATTCACAGGCCCCTGACGTTGGTGCGCCCTCTTTGTTGGAAACGTTGCGCACAGGCACGGCCCTGCTGCATGTGGCGTTGGAAAAGCGCCTGCCGTTTTTCTCTGAGCGCCTGGATGCCGATTGGTATCAGCGCTTGCTTGAGGCGTACTACGGGTTTTATGGGCCGATGGAAGCGGCGTTGTACGAATGCGATTTGATACCTGAGGGCTTCGACCAAGGGTTACGTACGAAAACGCCGACGCTAGTTCACGATCTCGATGCACTGGGCCTGAATGAACAGGCCATCGGCGCCCTGCCCCGCTGCGCCGAACTGCCGAACCTCGACACCCCCGCCGCCTGCCTCGGAGCTCTGTACGTGCTGGAAGGCGCGACCCTCGGCGGCCAATTGCTGCGCCGGGAAATGGCCCAGCGCCTGGACGTCAATGCCGACAACGGTGGGGCGTTTCTCAATGTATACGGCGCCGAGACCGGTCGACGCTGGAAAGACTTTCTCGATTTCTTGGGCCGCCTGCCGCTGGATGCCCCCGCCAAACAGCGCGCGGTAGAGGCAGCCCGTTCGACATTCCGCTGCTTTGAGCAATGGCTCGACAGCCAGGAGGTACTGCTATGAAACCCGAAGATTTTGAAGAGCTGCTTGCCAACTGTGCCGACGAGCCGATTCGCTTCCCGGGGGCGATCCAGCCCCATGGCGTGCTGCTGACATTGTCCGAGCCCGAGCTGAATATCATCCAGGTCAGCGCCAACGTGGGCAGCTTGTTCGGCCATGCGCCCGAGGCGCTGCTGGGCCAGCCGCTGCACACGCTGGTGGGCGCCGAGCACGCCCAGGCCGTTGCCGCCATGGCCGAAAACAACACGTTTTTTGACGCGCCGCCGCTGCACGTTTCCTTTAACGGCGCAGAGTTCGAAGGCCTGCTGCACCGCCATCAGAATGTGCTGGTGCTGGAATTCGAGCCGCGTCTCAAAGACTTCCGTCCACGGGCACTGAACGGGCGCACCAGTGACCTGGGCAAGATGCTGCAACGTTTGCAGTCGGCGAAAACCCTGCAAGCGCTGTACGAAATCAGCGTGACTGAAATCCAGGCCATGACCGGCTACGACCGCGTGCTGATCTACCGCTTCGAAGACGAAGGCCACGGCCAGGTGATCGCCGAAGCGTCGGCGCCGTCCATGGAGCTGTTCAACGGGTTGTTCTTCCCCGCGTCCGACATCCCGGAGCAGGCCCGCGAGCTGTACCGCACCAACTGGCTACGTATCATCCCGAACGCAGCCTACGAGCCGGTTCCGCTGTTGCCCAAGCTGCGCCCGGACAACGGCCAGCCGCTGGATCTGAGCTTTGCCACCCTGCGCAGCGTGTCGCCGATCCACTGTCAGTACATGCAGAACATGGGCGTGTTGTCGTCCATGAGCATCTCGCTGATGAAGGGCGACAAACTCTGGGGCCTGATAAGTTGCGGTAACCGCGAGCCACTGCTGGTGCCGAACGACTTGCGCACTGCCTGCCAGACCATCGGCCAAGTACTGTCGCTGCAGATCAGCGCCATGGAGGCTCTGGACCTGAGCCGCCAGCGCGAAGAGAAAGTCGAGGCCCTGGCGTTGCTCGACCAAGCGATGAAGCGCTCGGCAGAGAACGTATTCGACGGCCTGGCCCAGCAACCGCAGTTGCTGATGGACCTGACCCTGTCCGGCGGCGTGGCGATCATCGAAGACAAACAACTGCACCGCTACGGCAACTGCCCGGAACCGGCGCAGATCCGTGCCTTGCACAAGTGGCTGCAAGGGCGCGGTGAGCCGGTGTTTTCCAGCCATAACCTGGTGTCGGTTTACCCACCGGCCGCTGAGTTCCAACAAGTGGCCAGTGGCGTATTGGCCATGAGCCTGCCTAAGCCTGTGGACAACGGTGTGCTGTGGTTCCGCCCGGAAGTGAAGGAGAACATTAACTGGAGCGGCGACCCGAAAAAACCGCTGGACCTGGAAAACTCTGACGCCGGCCTGCGCCTTCGCCCACGCACCTCGTTTGAAATCTGGAAAGTGGAAATGGCCGGCATCTCCACCAAGTGGAGCCACGGCGACCACTTTGCCGCCAACGACCTGCGCCGCTCGGCCCTGGAAAACGATCTGGCGCGCCAGGTGCTGCGCGAGCAACAGGCCGTGCGTGCGCGTGATGAACTGGTGGCGGTGGTGTCCCACGACCTGCGTAACCCGATGACGGTGATCTCGATGCTGTGCGGCATGATGCAAAAGGCCTTCAGCTCCGATGGCCCACATACCTCGCGACGGATTTCCTCGGCTATCGACACCATGCAACAGGCCGCCGGGCGCATGAACGTACTGCTGGAAGACTTGCTCGACACCTCGAAAATCGAGGCCGGGCGGTATGTGGTCAAGCCGGTGGCACTCGACGTGACCCAGATCTTCGAGGAAGCCTATTCCCTGCTGGCACCGCTGGCGATGGATAAGGGCATCGACCTGTCTTTCAACGCCGAGCCGGGCCTGCAGATCAATGCCGACCCGGAACGTCTGTTCCAGGTGCTGTCGAACCTGATCGGCAACGCGATCAAGTTCACTCCGCGCCAGGGCAACATCGGCATCAGCGCCATGAGCAATGGCGAAGAAATTGTGTTCTCCGTGCGCGACTCCGGCGAAGGCATTGCACCGGAACAACTGCCGCACGTGTTTGACCGTTACTGGACCCAGACGGAAAACAATCCGACCGGCAGCGGGCTGGGGCTATATATCACGCAAGGTATCGTCCAGGCCCACGGCGGCAAGATCGTTGCCGAAAGCGAAGTGGGTCGGGGGAGTGAGTTCCGGTTTACGGTGCCGAAGGTGATCGACGACTCGCATACCTGACTGAACGTCCCTACTGTGAAGGTCGAGCGTTTTGTGGTGAGCGGGCTTGCCCCGCGCTGGGCTGCGCAGCAGCCCCAATAGATCCACCGTGAACTTCCAGATACACCGAGTTGGTTGGTTTGAGGGCTGCTTCGCAGCCCAGCGCGGGGCAAGCCCGCTCACTACAAGGTCCGCTTTAAACCGGCAGAACCGCTACCGCTTCCAGCCCTCCGCCGTGGCGTTCGGTCAGGGTCAGGGTGCCGCCGTGTTCCAGCACAATCGCCCGGGCGGTGGAGAGCCCCAAGCCGACACCGCCCGTGCTTTTATTGCGTGAGCCCTCCAGGCGATAGAACGGCAGGAACACCTCCTCCCGATGTTCAGCCGCAATGCCCGGGCCGCGATCCAGCACGCGAATCACCACCTCGTCCTGTGTGTGCTGCAACTCGATCTCCGGCGCGACGCCATAGTGGATCGCGTTGTCCACGAGGTTGGTCATCACCCGCTTGAGCCCCAGGGGCCTGCCGAAATACACCAGGCGTGGTGGGCCGTGAAAGGCGATGTCGATCGCCTGGTCGCGGTAGTCGTCGATCAGGGTTTGCAGCAACTCCGCCAGGTCCAATTGGGTGGCCTGTTCGAGGCGGGCGTCGTCACGAAAGAACTCCAAAGCGGTGTTGATCATGGCCTGCATTTCATCGACATCGCGAAACAGCCGTTGCTGCTGGTCGGCGTCTTCGATGAATTCCCCGCGCAGGCGCAGGCGCGTCAGCGGCGCACGCAGGTCGTGGGAGATGGCCGCGAGCATTTGCGTGCGGTCCTGGATGAAGTGGCGTAACTGCGCCTGCATGCTGTTGAACGCAAGGATCGCCTGGCGGATTTCATGGGGCCCCACCGGCTCGATGGGCGGTGCACGAAAGTCCGCACCAAAGCGCCGCACGCCCTGGGCAAAGTCCTGCAGCGGCCGCGCCAGGCGCCGAGTGGCCACCAGGGTGACCAGTACGGTGGATATCAGCACCAGCAACACCACGATCACACTGCGTGCGCCCTCGTCCAGGCCCCAGCTGCGGGCCCGCGCGGTGAACATCAACCAGGACCGATCGGCCAGTTGCATCAGCAGCATGTAGTGGCCGTTGCCACCGGGCCAGTCGGACGGTTCATAGGCTTCCATGGGCCGGATCGGACCGTCGAGCAAGTGCTCGAAGGCCTGTTCTCCCGAATGGAAATCCGGGTCCTCCAGCACGGGCAAATCAAAGGCTGTTCGCTGTGCCGACCACCTCACACTGAACGAGTCATCGCCCATGATCTCTGCCAGGCGCGGTCGTTGCGCCGGCTCCGACGCTTCGACCACACGCACGACCACGGCGATCTTTTCCAGCAGACCGGTCTCGGTTATGGGCGGCCGTGCCCATACGCCGGCCAACTGCACGAACAACGCGTTGAATGCCAGCGCAGTGAACATCGCGATCAGCACCGTCAGGGCGATCCAGCGGGCCACGGTGTCGCGTGGGCGGCGACTCATGAGCGGGTCACGCTGGCGGTGAATTGGTAACCGCCGTTGCGTACCGTGCGGATCATCGCCGGGCGTTTGGTATCGAATTCCAGCTTGCGGCGCAGGCGGCTCACTTGCACGTCGATGCTGCGGTCAAAAGCGTCATGGCTGTGGCCCCGCGCCAGGTTCAACAACTGTTCGCGGGTGAGCACGCGCTGGGGGTGTTCGGCGAACACCAGCAGCAGGTCGAACTCGCCGGACGACAACGGGATCATCACCTGGTCGGGCGACCGTAATTCGCGGCGCGTGAGATCCAGTTGCCAGCCGGCAAAGCGGATCAATGGGCGTGCGACCTCCCCCATCGGCGGTCGCGTTTCACCCGCCCGACGCAAGACCGCACGCACCCTGGCCAGCAATTCACGGGCATCGAAAGGTTTGCTCAAGTAATCGTCGGCGCCCATTTCCAGGCCTACCACGCGGTCGCTGAGTTCGCCCATGGCAGTGAGCATGATCACCGGCGTCGCGTATTGCTGGCGCAGGCACTGGCACAGCAGCAGGCCGTTGTCACCGGGCAGCATCAGGTCGAGGATGATCAGGTCAGCCGGCCGGTGCTCCATGGCCGCCCACAACTCGGCGCCACTGGCAGCCGTCTCGACCCCGTAGCCGTGTTGCAGGAAAAATTTCTTCAGCAGGGCGAGGACTTCAAGGTCATCGTCCACAATCAACAAGTTGCTCACCGATGGTCTTCACTGGGTGGGGTCGAGGCGCTATCTAAAACCATTCGGTGCGGTACGTCATATATTTCAATCGTGCAATAAAGCGTCAACGGCGCAATAAACCAGACATCTTTGCGCAAGGTCGCACTGCCAGGATCGGCCTCCCTTTTTTGCGGAGACTGTGCCCATGCGCTCGCTGACCTACCCCCAGCATCTGGCCCGCCAGGCAGTGCTGTTGCTGACCGTGTCTTACCTGACGGGCTGCGCAAGCCCAGCCCCGGTGGCGCCGACTGCCCGCTGCGCGCAGGTGGATTACCCGGTGTATGACCCGGCCGAGTCCGTCAACCGTGGCGTGTTTGCGTTCAACCGTGTTGTGGATAACTACGCCCTGGCACCCGTTGCACGTGGTTACCGTTACCTGCCGGATTTTTTCCAGCAGGGTGTGCATAACTTCGCGAGCAACTTCAGCGAGCCGCAGGTATTCATCAACGACCTGCTGCAAGGCAACCCGAGACGGTCGGTCAATACCCTGGGGCGTTTCGCCGTGAACACGACGGTGGGCGTGGTGGGGCTGTTCGATGTGTCGGACCGCCTGGGCATCCCGCGTCATACAGCCGACTTCGGCCAGACATTCGGTGTGTGGGGGATCGGCAATGGGCCGATTGTCGAACTGCCGTTGCTGGGCACCAGCAATAGCCGGGATGCGGCGGGCAAGGTCTTGGGCTTCCTGGTTTCGCCACTGGGCGACAGTGATACCGTGCAAACCCTGGGCACTATCAGCCTGGTGGGCGGCACCGTCGATACCCGTGCGTCATTGTTGCCGCTCACCGACAGCCTGCAGAAACTGCCGGATTACTACAGCGCGTTGCGCAATGTGGTGGCGGAAAATCGGGCAGCCTTTGTGCGCGAGGGCCGGGAAGGCGCGACATCTCCCGGGCTGGACGGTTGCGCCAACAGCGCCTCGGATGACCTCTGAAAGCATTCGCCGCTCGTGTCATATCTTGCGGCAGCGCGTTTATAGCTGACTCGGTTCGCCCTCTATAAGTTTGGCCTCACTTCGCTGCAACAGGCGAAGTAATCCTCTACTCAATAGAAGGAAACATCCATGCCAAGCGTGATCGATCAAACACTGGGCAGTTTTCAATACCTACCACTGCAGCAGGATGATGCAGAGCCCCAGCGCAAGAAGCGCAGCATTGACGTCACACACTCGCCACTGAGCGCCGCCGATCCTGAGAGCACGGCAGCCAGCGACCGTCGCAAAAGCGGAGGTGGGATAGACACTCTGGGTCAAGGCAGGTTGCTCTAACCCGCTTTAATACGAAGGGCAGTGCACGGCCCTTCGTACTCTTGTTTAACAAAACCATGACATTCACTGGGCTAACCTTGCCGGTTAAACCCAGCATGGAACCATTACCTGCATGCCGCACCTCGACACACTGCCCGCCGTATTGGCCGGCCCACTGCTGCGCCGCCTCGAACCCCGGCGCCTGGTGTTGTGGCTGGTGGGAAGTCGAGCCCTGGAACTGACCCTGCAGTTGCATCTACCCGCCCAAACCCTGGAGATCAACCTTGATCATTGCCAGGTCGTGCCGGTGGGGCATCATGCTTTTATCCACTTGATCGATGTGCCGCTGGACGAGGCCCTGCCCCAGGACACAACAATCAGTTACGACGTGTTGTTCGACAACACCGGCATCGCCGAGTGGGCGCCACACCTGCTGTACGCCAACACCCAATACCCGAGCTTCGTTTTGCACAGCCGTATCCATCAGTTGGTGCATGGCTCATGCCGCAAACCCCACCACAGCGCCGATGAAGGCCTGCTGTGTGTCGATCGCCTGCTGGCCAACGCCACCACTCCCGCCGACCGCCCGGCCCTGCTGATGATGAGCGGTGACCAGGTGTACGCCGACGATGTGGCCGGGCCGATGTTACGCGCAATACATGCATTGATCACACGCCTGGGCCTGTTCGATGAATACCTGGAGGGCGCCGTGGTCGACGACAGCGCAAGCCTCTACGGACATCGCGCCAGTTACTACCATCGTGCCGACCTGCTGCCCGCACTGGACAGCAACGAAACCCTGCGTGAACGCTTCTTTGGCGGTGTGAAAAAGCCGATTTTTACCAGCAGCACTGCCGACAATCACCTGGTCACCTTCGCTGAAGTCATTGCGATGTACTTGCTGGTATGGTCGCCGACGCCCTGGAAACTGATCGCGCCTGAAGCGCCGCAACTGAGCACAGAAGAACTGCAGCGCTACGCCCGCGAACAGGTGCAGCTCGACCGATTCCGCGAGGGCCTGCCAGGTGTCGCCCGGGTGTTTGCCCACCTGTCCACCTTGATGATCTTTGACGACCACGACATCACCGACGATTGGAACCTCAGCGCCCAATGGGAAGCCACCGCCTACGGCCACCCGTTCTCTAAACGCATCATCGGCAACGCTTTGCTGGCCTACCTGCTGTGCCAGGGCTGGGGCAATCAGCCGGATGCGTTCAGCAAGCTGGTCAGCCAAACCCAGGCGCTTACCTGCCAGCCACAGGCCAATCACCTGGATGCCGCCGCCCAGGATGAATTGATCGACGCGCTGCTCAAGTTCCAGCAATGGCACTACGTGCTACCCACCACCCCGGCCCTGGTGGTACTCGATACCCGCACCCGCCGTTGGCGCAGCGAGTTCACCCTCAAGCAACCGTCTGGCCTGCTGGACTGGGAGGCCTTGAGTGAACTGCAACAGGAACTGCTGGACCATCCCTCGGCCATCATCGTGTCCCCCGCCCCCATCTTTGGCGTGAAGTTGATCGAAACGGTCCAGAAGATTTTCAGCTGGTGCGGCCACCCGTTGCTGGTGGATGCGGAAAACTGGATGGCCCATCGTGGCGCTGCCCAGGTGATCCTCAACATCTTCCGCCACTCGCGCACGCCGGGTAACTACGTGATCCTCTCGGGTGACGTTCACTATTCGTTCGTCTACGAAGTGCTGATCCGCCATCGCAACGCCGGCCCAAGGATCTGGCAGATCACCAGCAGCGGCATCAAGAACGAGTTCCCCCCACGCCTGCTGGAATGGTTCGACCGCCTCAACCGTTGGCTTTACTCCCCCCGCTCGCCCCTCAACGGGTTCACGCGCCGTCGCAGCATGCAGGTGGTACCGCATATTCCCGAGCACGCCGAAGCGGGCGAGCGGTTATGGAATTCAGCGGGGATTGGCCAGGTGTTTTTCAACGAGCAGGGCCAGCCTGAAGCGATCTACCAGCACAACGCGGATGGGCGGGTGCGGACGGAAATGACTGCACCTGACCAATAGCCATTAGCCATCAACCTTTCGCCGTACATCTGCCCTATTCAAAGCGCCCCGGCCCCGTTGTACAGTAGCGCCAGCCACGGAGTATCGGCGTCAACAACGGCAGGCTTTGCAGGCCTGCCCACGCAAGGAACGCGCAGATGGGCGATACCTCCGACAACAATCCGTTGAAACAGGACTTTTCTCACTTCAACGCCGACATGCTGCACACCGTTCTCGAATTGGTCAGCGACGGGATCTGGGACTGGAACGCCAACACCGGGTTCGTCTACCGCAACCCAGGCTGGTACGAAATGCTCGGTTATCCCCGCCATGCGCTGGAGAACAGTGTATTCACCTGGGAAAACGTGATTCACCCGGACGACTACCCCCGGGTGATGACGCTGTTTGACGACTACATCCACCGTCGCGCCCCTCACTACCAAGCCGAATACCGCTGTCGCAAAAAAGATGGCAGCTACCTCTGGATCGAAGACCGTGGCTACGTGATTGCGCGTAACGCCGACGGCTCGGTCGCACGGATGGTGGGCGCCCACCGCGACATTCATCTGCGAAAATGCTCCGTCGAGCAGTTGGAGCAACGCAACCAATCCCTTGAGGTACTGGTGGCCGAGCGCACACGCGAATTGTCGCGGGTCAACCAGCAGTTGCAGCTACAGCTGGATGAAAACCGCTCGTTGGCCGAACGGGATGCCCTGACCCTGGTCGCCAACCGCTACCGCCTGGAGAAAGTGTTGCTGGAAGAATGCGACCGCGCCCAGCGCTTTCGCCTGCCGCTGGTGTTGATCGCAATGGATATCGATGACTTCAAGCCGATCAATGACCGTTTTGGTCATGGCGTGGGCGATCAGACGCTGGTGCAGGTGGTGGAATGCCTGCAACGCTGTATTCGCCCAGGTGATCTGTTGGCCCGATGGGGCGGCGACGAGTTTGTGCTGGTCCTGCCCAAGACCTCGCTGGACAGCGCGAAGGCACTGGCAAAGAGCATCCGCCAGCAATTGAGCGACAGCTCGCACAGCCACGACTTCACCGTCACCTTGAGCCTGGGCGTGGCCGAGCGCGAACGGGATGAGTCCCCCGCCGCCCTGATAGCGCGTGCCGACCAGGCGTTGTATCGCGCCAAGGCGGCGGGGAAGGATGGGGTATCTGAATAACAGCCCCCGTGTTACCGAACCGGCGGCGCGTACTGGATGCCGCCGTTGTTCCACAGCGCGTTGAGCCCGCGCTTGATCTTCAGCACGCTGCCCTGGCCGATATTGCGCTCGAACACCTCACCGTAGTTGCCGACCTGCTTGACGATCTGCACCACCCAATCCTTGCGCAGCTTGAGGTCCTTGCCGTATTCGCCATCCGCCCCCAGCAACCGCGCGACATCCGGGTTTTTGGTGGTCTTGGCTTGCTCTTCGACGTTCTGCGAGGTGATGCCCATTTCCTCGGCATTGAGCATGGCGAACAAGGTCCACTTGACGATGCTGAACCACTCGTCGTCGCCCTTACGCACCAACGGCCCCAACGGTTCCTTGGAGATCACTTCCGGCAGCACCACGAACTCGTCCGGGTGGGCCATCTTGATACGCTGGGCATACAGGCCCGACTGGTCGGTGGTCAGCACGTCGCAACGCCCGGCTTCCAGGCCCTTGGCGCTTTCGTCGGCGGTGTCGAAGGTGATCGGCGTGTACTTCATGCCGTGGGTGCGGAAGTAATCCGAGACGTTCAGCTCGGTGGTGGTGCCGGCCTGGATACACACGGTCGCGCCGTCCAGTTGCTTGGCGCCGGTAACGCCCAGTTTGTTGTTCACCAGAAAGCCGATGCCGTCGTAGTAGGTCACGCCGGTGAACACCAGGCCCATGCCCGAATCGCGGGAGCTGGTCCAGGTGGTGTTGCGCGAGATCAGGTCGATTTCACCGGATTGCAGCGCGGTGAAGCGTTCCTTGGCGGTCAACTGGGTGAACTTCACTTTCGATGCATCGCCGAACACCGCCGCCGCCACTGCGTGGCACACGTCCACATCGATGCCGGTCATCTTGCCCGTGCTGTCCGGCACGCCGAAACCCGGCAGCCCGTCGCTGACGCCACACTGGATGAAGCCTTTTTTCTGGATAGCGTCCAGGGTTACGCCCGCATAGGCGCTGCTCGCCAGGCCCAATGCAGCGGTGGTGCCGATCACGGCCAAGGTGGTTTTGAATGGGTTCATGCAAGGCGCTCCCTGTCATTCCTTATTATTCGACGCCCCACAGCCCGCGCCGGTTTATAGTGCTGCCGGGCAGTATCTACGGCTTCGCACCGCTGCCACAAACGACCTTTAGGCAAAGGCTCCTTCCGATTTGGAATGAAGTGCATGATTTCAAAACGCTTGACCCCT of Pseudomonas azotoformans contains these proteins:
- a CDS encoding amino acid ABC transporter substrate-binding protein, whose product is MNPFKTTLAVIGTTAALGLASSAYAGVTLDAIQKKGFIQCGVSDGLPGFGVPDSTGKMTGIDVDVCHAVAAAVFGDASKVKFTQLTAKERFTALQSGEIDLISRNTTWTSSRDSGMGLVFTGVTYYDGIGFLVNNKLGVTGAKQLDGATVCIQAGTTTELNVSDYFRTHGMKYTPITFDTADESAKGLEAGRCDVLTTDQSGLYAQRIKMAHPDEFVVLPEVISKEPLGPLVRKGDDEWFSIVKWTLFAMLNAEEMGITSQNVEEQAKTTKNPDVARLLGADGEYGKDLKLRKDWVVQIVKQVGNYGEVFERNIGQGSVLKIKRGLNALWNNGGIQYAPPVR